The Patescibacteria group bacterium genome has a segment encoding these proteins:
- a CDS encoding class I SAM-dependent methyltransferase: MKEGLHLEEPPVDQRSEQERRIDDLIDRYRATADQRSPKEQAEIEADLMAARGLKRPIDVYIDDMLDKSRATAHLRTEVEQLEVEAKLEEARNRVSLDKRTPEEEAESERRLDAIGAEHGRRERATEWRTEDNTFEDPIRFAVEAHEGRLQDLRMWAMPTDRETWGTITYLTEPHRGDQGIGYVRRVIDVEDLLAQLDQANKADAGTLPDIIMLMPRDRAADPIGFNPRGQADLLRAITKIRNNPNLRNQPFIIGTGYDHKGSSTREQLLDAGADLYLPVFGYAPVLERKFRSIPDLLNAVEDTYGARTSQGKRNFYTEYRNKLEDRSKITADTEHELEILDEIFQKHQVHDVLDAGCGNGRIALPLAERGLQVTGLDATEDLVKDAQHKAEADGFSGRAKFLSADLRSLPIKAKSQDAIMYNWHVFCDLLGNKSKALVLGEAYRTLREDGVLVLDIPDREQLSDERDGVYLNNPGGEHIYIGYVPSIEEMQTHLERAGFKNVEVKKWQTAQGFPKLTFVAEKSLPKKP, encoded by the coding sequence ATGAAAGAAGGCCTACATTTAGAAGAACCACCAGTTGATCAGCGTTCCGAGCAGGAGCGCCGAATTGATGATCTGATAGATAGATATCGAGCGACGGCTGATCAGCGCTCACCCAAAGAGCAGGCCGAAATAGAAGCCGATCTTATGGCGGCCCGAGGCTTGAAACGCCCGATCGATGTTTATATTGACGACATGCTGGATAAATCTCGAGCCACCGCTCATTTGCGTACCGAGGTCGAGCAACTAGAAGTCGAAGCTAAATTGGAAGAAGCGCGTAACCGTGTGTCGCTCGATAAACGTACTCCCGAAGAGGAAGCCGAATCCGAACGGCGATTGGACGCGATCGGCGCGGAGCATGGCCGGCGCGAACGAGCGACCGAATGGCGCACGGAGGATAATACTTTTGAAGATCCGATTCGTTTCGCGGTCGAGGCGCACGAGGGACGTCTGCAAGATCTGCGGATGTGGGCCATGCCGACCGATCGGGAAACTTGGGGAACAATTACTTATCTGACTGAACCGCATCGCGGCGATCAGGGTATTGGCTATGTGCGTCGGGTAATCGATGTGGAAGACTTATTGGCACAGCTAGATCAAGCCAATAAAGCTGATGCTGGAACACTACCTGACATTATTATGCTCATGCCGCGGGATCGCGCCGCTGATCCGATTGGATTCAATCCGCGCGGTCAAGCGGATTTGTTGCGTGCCATTACTAAGATTCGTAATAATCCCAACCTAAGAAACCAACCGTTTATTATTGGCACTGGTTACGACCATAAGGGGTCATCGACGCGTGAGCAGCTGCTCGATGCTGGTGCTGATTTATATTTACCCGTGTTTGGTTACGCGCCGGTACTCGAACGGAAATTTCGTTCGATTCCAGATCTTCTCAACGCGGTTGAGGATACTTATGGTGCTCGAACTTCACAGGGTAAAAGGAATTTCTATACCGAGTATCGGAATAAATTGGAAGATCGTTCAAAGATCACCGCCGATACCGAACACGAGCTGGAGATTCTCGATGAAATATTTCAAAAACATCAAGTCCATGATGTCCTGGATGCCGGATGTGGCAACGGTCGAATCGCATTACCATTAGCAGAACGCGGCCTGCAAGTTACCGGCCTTGATGCGACCGAAGATTTAGTCAAAGACGCGCAGCACAAAGCCGAGGCTGATGGCTTTTCCGGACGAGCGAAGTTTCTTTCGGCTGATCTGCGGAGTCTGCCAATAAAAGCCAAGAGCCAAGACGCCATAATGTACAATTGGCACGTGTTCTGCGACCTACTGGGTAACAAAAGCAAAGCGTTAGTATTGGGAGAGGCGTACCGCACTCTGCGTGAAGACGGTGTGCTGGTGCTGGATATTCCCGACCGTGAGCAATTGTCTGACGAGCGCGATGGCGTATACTTGAATAATCCTGGCGGTGAACATATCTATATTGGTTATGTACCGAGCATTGAAGAAATGCAGACACATCTCGAGCGTGCCGGATTTAAAAATGTTGAAGTAAAAAAATGGCAGACCGCGCAAGGATTTCCCAAGCTAACATTCGTGGCTGAAAAATCATTACCCAAAAAACCATGA
- a CDS encoding class I SAM-dependent methyltransferase gives MDRIPSGNELLNPTKLVVKANIQARMTVADFGCGSSGVFALQAAKAVSDKGVVYAIDVMKSSLDSVISRGRMQGLNNIKTVWSNIEIYGATQVPSGSVERGLLINVLFQTKKHLEILKEVKRMLKPEAMLLVVDWKPHGAPFGPLDKDRVPAERVKNLANELNFKLLEEFEAGPFHYGLLLVNPA, from the coding sequence ATGGATCGCATACCCAGCGGCAACGAATTACTCAACCCGACCAAACTGGTCGTCAAAGCGAATATCCAAGCTCGCATGACCGTGGCCGATTTTGGGTGTGGCAGCAGCGGTGTGTTCGCGCTTCAGGCCGCTAAAGCCGTCAGTGACAAAGGTGTCGTATACGCGATCGATGTCATGAAGTCTTCCTTGGACAGTGTTATCAGTCGGGGTCGCATGCAGGGTCTCAATAATATCAAAACAGTCTGGTCAAATATCGAGATTTACGGCGCTACCCAAGTGCCCAGCGGATCGGTGGAGCGCGGTTTGCTGATCAATGTTCTCTTTCAAACCAAGAAACATCTCGAAATACTCAAGGAAGTAAAACGAATGCTCAAGCCGGAGGCGATGTTGCTGGTCGTGGACTGGAAGCCACATGGAGCTCCATTTGGTCCCCTGGATAAGGACCGGGTGCCGGCGGAACGGGTAAAAAACCTGGCCAATGAGCTTAATTTCAAGTTATTAGAGGAGTTTGAAGCCGGTCCATTCCACTACGGCTTATTACTGGTAAATCCGGCCTAG
- a CDS encoding ribonuclease HII — MIIHPTWQIEEKYLVQGYKLIAGVDEAGRGAWAGPIVAGAVIFDKHDLIGLRDSKLLSPAQREKIYAKIITNAIAWNAGIVTHEEIDTIGIGPANKLAMERAVAGLKPTPDVVLIDAFKIDCGHTIEAIIKGDQKVCTIAAASIIAKVTRDRMLIAAHAKYPKYGFNQHKGYGTASHRQAIEKFGASAFHRMSFEPMKSLGKNLKH; from the coding sequence ATGATAATTCATCCGACTTGGCAGATCGAAGAAAAATACCTTGTACAAGGTTATAAGCTAATTGCCGGCGTAGACGAAGCCGGTCGCGGCGCGTGGGCCGGTCCGATTGTGGCCGGCGCGGTTATTTTTGATAAGCACGACCTGATTGGTTTACGTGATTCAAAACTTCTATCACCGGCCCAGCGTGAAAAAATATATGCTAAAATTATCACCAACGCCATAGCGTGGAATGCCGGAATTGTCACCCATGAAGAAATTGATACTATTGGCATTGGTCCGGCCAATAAACTGGCGATGGAGCGGGCGGTGGCGGGATTAAAACCAACACCTGACGTGGTGTTGATCGACGCGTTTAAGATTGACTGTGGACACACGATTGAAGCAATCATTAAAGGTGATCAAAAAGTCTGTACGATCGCAGCGGCGTCGATCATTGCCAAAGTCACCAGGGATCGAATGTTAATCGCAGCACACGCCAAATATCCTAAGTATGGTTTTAATCAGCACAAAGGATATGGCACTGCGTCGCACCGCCAAGCCATTGAAAAGTTTGGCGCGTCGGCATTCCACCGGATGAGTTTCGAGCCGATGAAGAGCCTCGGAAAAAATTTGAAGCACTAA
- the nusA gene encoding transcription termination factor NusA produces the protein MTSPISQAIKQICDEKNIPVESVIETIEAALAVAYRKDFGEKNQNVKVEFNVESGQSRIYDVKTVVDISAEEIAEQERVREEARLAKLAAVEAAIAVKAGDQPAPEVEVKPEAVEVATAETPEPIEGEEEKLVFDPKTMIPLFEAIAVKADAKVGDEIRTELFPPTAYGRMAAQTAKQVIIQRLREAERDTIYKAYKGREGEIINGTVQRVEGRLVFVDLGDAAAIMPPQERVETEHYQPGLRLKFYLMGVNQTSKGPEITVSRAHPEVVRKLFSFEVPEIASGAVEIVSVAREAGSRTKIAVRSLEANIDPVGSCVGQRGTRVQTVISELGGEKIDIIEYSDDPVKFIINGLAPAKILSVKTFEEEKTALAEVKEDQLSLAIGRGGQNVRLAARLTGWKIDIVKEGVDEAVIVPSADQIVAEATPDDKPSEVAPTEEEAAPVTEEVAPAAEAVTTDETPSVDKPVAEASDTKKKPTKKKSKE, from the coding sequence ATGACCTCACCTATCAGCCAAGCTATTAAGCAGATCTGCGACGAAAAGAACATACCAGTCGAGTCTGTGATTGAAACTATTGAAGCCGCCCTGGCGGTGGCCTATCGCAAGGACTTTGGCGAAAAGAATCAAAACGTTAAAGTTGAGTTTAATGTCGAATCAGGTCAAAGCCGTATTTATGACGTTAAAACTGTGGTGGACATATCAGCCGAAGAGATTGCCGAGCAGGAGCGGGTGCGCGAGGAAGCACGACTGGCCAAGCTAGCCGCAGTCGAGGCTGCGATTGCTGTCAAAGCCGGCGATCAACCCGCACCCGAAGTCGAAGTAAAACCTGAAGCGGTCGAGGTTGCAACAGCCGAAACGCCGGAGCCGATTGAAGGCGAAGAGGAAAAACTAGTCTTCGATCCCAAAACGATGATTCCATTATTTGAGGCGATAGCGGTTAAAGCTGATGCCAAAGTCGGGGATGAAATCAGAACCGAACTTTTCCCGCCGACTGCGTACGGCCGCATGGCCGCTCAAACGGCCAAGCAGGTTATTATACAGCGGTTGCGCGAGGCCGAACGGGATACGATATACAAGGCCTACAAAGGGCGCGAGGGTGAGATTATCAACGGCACTGTTCAACGCGTAGAAGGCCGTTTAGTATTTGTCGACTTGGGTGACGCGGCCGCCATCATGCCGCCGCAGGAACGGGTGGAGACCGAACACTACCAACCAGGCTTACGCTTGAAGTTTTACTTGATGGGTGTTAATCAAACCTCCAAAGGCCCCGAGATTACCGTGTCACGAGCTCATCCGGAAGTGGTGCGCAAATTGTTCAGCTTCGAAGTGCCCGAGATCGCGTCCGGTGCCGTCGAGATCGTGTCGGTCGCCCGCGAAGCCGGATCTCGTACTAAGATCGCGGTTCGCTCGCTCGAGGCCAACATTGATCCGGTGGGATCGTGCGTGGGCCAGCGCGGCACGCGGGTGCAAACCGTTATCTCTGAATTGGGCGGTGAAAAGATTGATATCATCGAATACTCGGACGACCCGGTGAAATTTATCATCAATGGTCTAGCGCCGGCCAAGATTCTGAGCGTTAAAACTTTCGAGGAAGAGAAAACCGCTCTGGCGGAGGTGAAGGAAGATCAGTTGTCGCTGGCCATTGGCCGCGGCGGGCAAAACGTTCGATTGGCGGCTCGATTAACCGGTTGGAAAATCGACATTGTCAAAGAAGGTGTCGATGAAGCAGTAATAGTTCCCAGCGCAGATCAAATTGTGGCTGAGGCCACGCCGGATGATAAACCCTCCGAAGTCGCACCGACTGAGGAAGAAGCCGCGCCGGTTACAGAAGAAGTTGCGCCAGCAGCCGAAGCAGTTACAACCGACGAAACTCCGTCGGTGGACAAGCCGGTTGCTGAAGCGTCAGACACCAAAAAGAAGCCGACCAAGAAAAAATCAAAAGAATAA
- a CDS encoding helix-turn-helix domain-containing protein, with protein MIKEALQQFGLSDKETAVYMATLEMGDATVQKIARKSNEKRPTTYVLLESLKQRGLVTEHVEKNSRHFYAAPPQTLLHILKDQQRHLERQEFSITKIIPELETLYNLSDRKPKVQMYEGVDGLKAIYEDTLRDNKEILAFTGVSEAVTRELADWLNADYVARRVKKKVLAKVIAPDTGVALQYHKSDAKSARETRLVSAQKFPFTIEVNIYNHKVALVSFKENELIGVLIESPEIARTMRSIFWLAWSASSKTAK; from the coding sequence ATGATCAAAGAAGCATTGCAACAATTTGGCTTGAGTGACAAAGAAACCGCCGTGTATATGGCGACTTTGGAAATGGGTGACGCCACCGTGCAAAAGATCGCCCGAAAATCCAATGAAAAGAGGCCGACGACTTATGTCTTGTTAGAGTCATTGAAACAGCGCGGCTTGGTAACCGAGCATGTCGAGAAAAATAGCCGGCATTTTTATGCCGCGCCACCGCAGACTCTATTACATATATTGAAAGATCAGCAACGCCATCTGGAACGTCAAGAGTTTTCCATTACCAAAATTATTCCGGAACTGGAAACACTGTACAATCTCTCCGATCGAAAGCCAAAAGTACAAATGTACGAGGGGGTTGACGGGCTCAAGGCAATTTACGAGGATACGTTGCGCGACAATAAAGAAATATTAGCCTTCACCGGCGTGTCGGAAGCGGTTACCCGGGAGCTAGCCGATTGGCTGAATGCAGATTATGTCGCTCGCCGGGTGAAAAAGAAAGTCTTGGCCAAGGTAATTGCTCCTGATACCGGGGTAGCTTTGCAGTATCATAAATCCGATGCTAAAAGTGCTCGCGAAACACGCTTGGTGTCAGCGCAAAAGTTTCCTTTCACTATCGAGGTGAATATTTACAACCACAAAGTTGCCTTGGTGTCCTTCAAAGAAAATGAATTGATCGGCGTTTTGATTGAGAGTCCCGAAATCGCCCGAACGATGCGTTCGATCTTTTGGCTGGCCTGGTCGGCCAGCAGCAAAACTGCCAAATGA
- a CDS encoding YraN family protein — MQATKVIGVWGEIVASRVLEATGYQIIARNYRTFEGEVDIICRWNNIVIFVEVKTRRSFCFGGGEESVDQHKLLKLAKCGMRYRQEQAVDATVDWRIDVIVIETIGKHFYGYRHYQNVLWEVDEKLLDDS, encoded by the coding sequence ATGCAAGCCACAAAGGTTATTGGAGTATGGGGCGAAATAGTCGCCAGCCGGGTGCTTGAAGCTACGGGATACCAAATAATAGCCCGAAACTACCGCACTTTTGAGGGTGAGGTGGATATTATTTGTCGGTGGAATAATATAGTGATATTCGTCGAAGTGAAAACCCGACGGAGTTTTTGCTTTGGCGGGGGCGAGGAGTCGGTTGATCAACATAAGCTGCTAAAATTAGCGAAGTGCGGCATGCGGTATCGGCAGGAACAGGCAGTCGACGCCACGGTTGACTGGAGAATTGACGTGATTGTAATCGAGACCATCGGCAAGCATTTTTACGGTTACCGGCACTACCAAAACGTGTTGTGGGAGGTGGATGAAAAATTGCTTGACGATAGTTAA